GATACATATCTTAAATTTCGAATCGTCAAATGTACATGATGAAAAAACAGCATTCTAGAGACATTTTATCTAGGTTTAACATTTATGAAGGTGTCTAAACTGGCTTACTCAAGAAGACAACTTGAGTCGGGGAGGGTCAGCGTACCGGTAGTAGAGCTATTCCGTCTTAACTGGTGGTCCAACCCCGCCTAACATGTGTAACAACCTAGAATTAGGAGCGTAACCGCACACTGACTCATCCTAGACGGAAGTCCTGTGGAGCGTAACCGCACACTGACTCATCCTAGACAGAAGTCCTGTGGAACGTAACCGCACAAACAGTGTATAACAAAATTATAGAGACTCAGAGGGTGTGCAAgagaaataatttatatacaatatcaaaataataaattgctgaaataacacaattagcatccaaacataaaatttatccaaataaacaaaatagccaaaaaaaaaagttaatgtaCAAAGCTCGAATTCTAAAAGAAGTGTTCCCCAGCAGAGTCGCCAAATCTGTCAcacctcttttatttttatttttacaattgttgaggatatgacgggttttttattttttattttttttagagtcgccacttgaaattgagtttttatGTGTTCCACGTCACCAGATAgttcttaatttaaaataaaaacttttttattgttttggtCTACGAAAACAGAGATTGGATAAGCAATTCTATTGACCGGAGGGAAGGTATAAGACACCCCCGAGTCCcatggttctagcacggtctctttattaacttatatttggctaaaataatttatttatttaattttcataaaaggggggaaaatgtattaattactatttaaaaaaaactgatTGGCCTAAGAGCGTAACCGCACACAAGACCCTTCATTTTAGAAAAGAATACACACAAAGGATCGCAACCAAACACATGATggtatttgaagttttattttttttaaaaaaaacacaataattaattattcaattaaaaaaataacgatAAGAATGGATAAAAGAAAATGGTGCAACAtataaaccaagaaatgattagtatttatttatttattattcttaaaaaaatgctAGCATTTATATTTATGGtttaccaaaagaaaaaaaaattactactagacaataacaacaaaagaagaaatttttttttacaaaattacaaataaacaCTCTTTTAAACTAATGATATACTagttataattttcttttatatatactgatgaaaatttaagaaataaccaATTTggtaacaaattttttttatatatataaaatgactaCCTTGACTTATTTGATAGATATTGCAAAATAGCAAACTTTTTAATTGTTGAATTATTAAGTCAAGTTagtcaaatttgtatttttactttaataatcaattcaaatattttcaaaaaaaaattaaaccatatttacatttttttatagaaataaccagattttttttttttgcagaaataaccagatttacatttttcttttgttgcaaAAATGACCAGATTAAACCCTTTTGCAAAAATGACTAGTTttgcattattatttttttaagttcatTCCTCAAAGGAGAAAGTTACcgaaaacctaaaaaaattgcacttgttatattttatttacttactttttttttatttactaaaactacaatttaaattaaaaatgattaataatatatatatatatatatatatatatatatatatatatatatatatatatatatatatatatatatatatatatatatacacacatcaTAATAAACACAATCATATGAGAAACACTAtagaataaactaataaaaatatacaaactaaGTAACACGAGGATAAACATAATCACACGAGAATCATAATAAGCTTAGAAAgaatatcaacaattttttttaaaaaaaaaaacataaaaagaacataaatattaattcaagattacaTTGAAATGTAAAAAGAAATGCCTAGAGTTGATGACAAGCAAATATAGAAGCAAAATCAGTTGAATTTCTAAGACCACCCAATAGgaatatcttcttctttttttctttttaagaagaagaaattttttaagtttctttttttttgcaattttctttctatattctctttttttttcctccttCATCTTTTTCTTCCCCAAGGGGGTTCAAATAGGTGATCAACATTACCATCCCACCtttcttgaaaacttaagaGTCAATGCGTGCATTGGACTCTTTGTTTTCCCAAGGTGCCACCTAAGATGGTCaatgatattctttttttattttttattttttttattttaagaaaaatcagaTTAATTGAATAATTCATTTGCCCTTTTAGATGAcccatttattttattcattaattgaatATAGTTATATGGGTCATCAGAAAATAATAGGCTCAATGTCATTTAGATGGTCCATTCCcttcttttaggaaaaattggtaaactagtcaaaataaataacatatttagtaaaaatatccatactttataaatattagcaataatgtcaaaaatgtcattattttaaaaaaattatgtgtcccaattttcttcctattttatctctctttttcaattaattctatatatccttttttttaaaaaaatcattctctctcatatttatcttttcaaattgttaattctctctctcatttaattttttttctctctcatggttatcttttctgattttcctccaacattcaagttgcaaatatttttttgccatatattttggttgtttttttaatccaaaattgaatcaacaagaatccctttgattaaggtatctctaatctttatctatattcagatttcttttctaattttattttttttaaatcttaaaaaaatgttgtttgtatttttcaatttccgttatgatttactcttcaatggctgaatccaagaggcttactagcggtattcatcttaatcaaccaatttctggtgatttttcatcctttaatttatttattacttaaaaagtagtgtataatgtatgatccgctgctaaaatgagggaagaaagagggtaagaacatttacaagcctcattggtgtgcaaaaccttcctcaaattcagaacgcaaatgtagaatctttgtctactcgtgaggatcttgaaaaagacgacgaagatcggatagttgtcgaacaattttctattagtttgttttgtatttatagttcttttttagaatttggtatgctttcttaatttgtattcaaatcactatgtatactatcaatatttgtatttattaaaaatttcatgttgcatggtttatgaatcttgtatttgtccctaatttgtattcatccaaatgtatgtcaactagttatgtattttatttataagaagaacaactttctattagtttatttgtattcaaatacaaatacaaataatagacatattggaatgaatacgacttagaaaagggaacaagattttgaaaagaaaaataaatacacagtgaaaaatatatacgaatacaaatgtatttcttaaatagctacattttatttgacatacatattggaatgaatacaaactaataaaggtatgtcaactgaatttgacatttttttctaatttgtatttattctaaaggtatgtcaactagttatgtattttatttaagaatgagtacaccaaatattcaattatttattttcaattttagatttcattcactttttcatcatactaattttttgtattttatatattattatactaaaTTCTAAATacaaactagaataaatagaaatacaaataaaatacatattgaaatgaatacatacaggatttttgaagaaaaaaataactatatagggaaaaaatatatgaaaatacaaatatatttcttaaatgactatatagataaattcggcatacctattggaatgaatacaaactaataaaaaactataataaatataaacagaatattgtggaatgaatataattttaaaaaggtaaaaattctggagaaaaaaaaattaaattttatttgaaaatgtaactgatgagaaaattaaggatgcttccttttttttttaaatatcaccccccttaattttctcctttttgttattaaataattatattctttaaataaaaataaataataaaaacataaataagatacataacaaactgaaatgacatttttactaaatattgaaattgttgctaatgagtcctcttaaatgctaaaatattgacattttgaaaaatttccctttcttttattcattgtttgaaTAATAGTTAATGGGTCATctgaaaaaaatctaaaataggcCCAAATGTTTACCCATTTCATCAAGACCCAAACAAATTGAtccactaaaaaaaatataaacatttaaaCAATTCTAAAGATCAAACACAGCAAAATAGTgcagaaaaaaagtaaaaaaaataattaataaacataaaaatcgaaataaaaataaataaataataataataatacttcaagcAAATCACCAACATGATAAACTTAAAGAACATTAATAACACAAATTCGACATCAAACGACTTATATTGTCAAACGAAAAAAGATAATGATGAATTTGGATAAAGATTGAGAGGGAGAAAAGATTGACATAACTTCTGGGTAAATGAAGGCCGCCggaatttttttgatgaattttgaacttaaaatttatatcaaatgatAGCCCTCGAAGAGCTCTACACATTTATGTAAAGGGTTTGCGATGAATGACCGGAACTTTATAAATCTAAGGAAAAAGTAAAACTTTATATTTGGTTTTCCTTAGATCTACGGAGTTTGGCTATAGATATGGATGAAAGGTTTGCAGATTTAGGTAGAGGAGGATGAAAGGAAAAgatggtaaattttttttaaaaatccggCCAAAAAGGTGGTGGCCACCGTGCGGTGGTGGCGGTAGCGATGGTGGCGATAGCGATGGCCGGTCGGCGTCATGGTAGCAAGGGGaagaagaaagggaaaaaatcgaaaataaaaacaaaaaaatgctaattttttggagttttgtatttttgtttgggtccaataatagcccttggatcaaaatatcattaatgGTTGAGATTCAATCTTGACCATTTCTATGGACCGGGTCAAGATCAATTAGACCATCAAAATTGATCTAAATCAGGccaatttaaacaaaattgggtcatttgagccaataaaataataaaaacaaatacctaaaattcaaataaaaaaataataaaattccttactaaaaatattataggagtaaaataaacaagtcaaaaattaggtgttcacaacCACAATAGCTATCAATTGAGTAGTGATATAACCCTATTTGAGACATAGTATGAGAGGAGTTGTAGATCTCCAATTAGTTGGATTGATACTTTTGATATGAGACATTGGGTACTAATATTTTGAAGGAATTGTTGAGACATGAGGTACCCTTTCTTACCCtcaccttcttttgatcgttcgaggacgaacgatgggtaaattggtatatattgtaatGACCCTTTTAATCGTTGTAAGTACTAGGGCATTTTATTGCATGAAAGACTCTTTCGatatatttaaagtaaaaattttgtactatttgtaactataattattaaattaatgggatagttttaataatttattttattgacggttaaagaaaataacattagaATTAGTAGTGGGTGACTTTtgcaattttcttaaattagtcTTGTAATAATTAGGGTTTACTAATTTTGAGTggtgaattaaaagaaaacatgGTTTGCTGGTTTGACACAAGCAGTAATGGAGAAAATCGATTCAGGTAGCCTAAATTTACGTTTTCCATTTGATTTACATGTAATTATCTGTTGGTGGCTATAAAATCTAAGCTTGGTGAATAGATAATTAGCAAATTAGTGGTGGGTtgaataatacatttaaattggaaaatatGTTTTTGTACGACATGGCTTATTACTTggatatgttaaattattatttattagttgaattgatgatgataaaataattaagggcTAATGATTAGAGAGATGGATAAATTAAGGGAAATTGGAATAAGGTTTCTTCCGTCTCTCTTCTTCAAGGATCATATGATTTCGATGACAAAATGGATTTGAGGGAATATAATATTGTTGTGGGAGAATAAGTTAGTTGGGAGAATTTGTCTTAATAGTGATATGTAAGAATTATGTGATAactttttgtttattgtttGTGGGATAAGCTAAGTGCAAGCAGCAAGATACAACCTATTTTCTTTACCTTTATgattaaataagaaattaatgtttgcaaataagaatgaaaaaattgtgtttttggTTTTAGAgcttaggaaaaaaattatggcTAGTAGTAGTATCAATTAATGTCCCTCTTGAATTACATTAGTGTAAGATGGATTTAAAGTACAATAATCATGTAAGGAACATGGTGATGTAGGAAAGTTATAGCTTGTAAGTGTAGGAAATTGTTAGTATATGTTTATTTGATATGTATAGAGGTTACACGGGTTTCTCCATTATCTAGTATAGGTTtgattgattttgttattaAGGAATTGGGTTAAAAACTTGTAGGCAGTCACGTGCATTGAGTCTTGGCATCAATGTATGACCTCATAGTTGATAATTAATGATTGAAAGTGAAACTATGTTATTACcattacatatttatattatatagattGAATAGAGTTGCAAGAAAACAAAGATCATGGAGACTGTACAAAATTTCAACATCTTGATAGGATTTAAGTTTAGTATATTGAGAcgggtaattaaatattaggtgtatcgaATTATTGGAATTacatttaagttattttaaatggATGAATAAGATTTAACGGCTCGACATATAGTGGCATGAGTGTTTATATACTCGTTaatttacaaattatatatatttgatagatagAAGTGTTCGGATGTATTGAAGAAATGAAAGGCATTTAAGACGTAGTTTGTTTGACTTCGTTTCTTTGGTGGAGGttggttatggtttatgctatttgatagtaaactcttaatagtgatttgTATGCATTGAATGATGTTGTGAAGTTCTCGATGTACTTgactgtgtgattgtgtgaCTTGGTGTTGTgatttgtgattggtctgaaattcTGAGACCGTTGAACTCTCtttatcgaagtgatgccttgaataaagaaaaaggcttgatgaaataacataacaatgaattgaaagtggtgataataaaggataaattaacgatattcttggattggagtgtcacgttttgacactgTATTCTTGGATCGGGATGTCACATTTcaacacggtattcttggatcagagtgtcatgttttgacacagtattcttggatcggagtgtcacgttctaacacaatataattggattggagtgtcacatttcgataCGGTATAATTAGATcaaagtgtcacattccgacactaTATAATtagatcagagtgtcacattcccacacagtaacattaaaggaaaaggatattgaattaatttaatgtactcaatctcaatGAACCCATTTTCCAACAAAtgtggtgtggaggcatgagtcctcgtgtgtgcttgatattgtgattgataATGTACTTGCTTCAGTTgttacttgttcatgttgtttgtttcttCTCACCTATTCAGtactatagttgattttatactattattatttgtatattagttactattttggatTGCcggatgatacttactcagtacatgttgcctcgtactgagccctacttgtatttttctttgttttccttataTGGAGTACAACAAGTGTATCGACAAATTTGAATAGCCCTCAGCTCTATCCAGTCTCGGTATATCAGGTTAaagggtgagctattcattcgAGCTTGGGTTGGATTCTCTCAGTCATTACCTGATGTCCTTAGTGTTCGGACACAAATtactttattgtatttattttggtgtctttgaTACTCTTAAACTTAGTAATTGGAGACTAGATgtccttgttgtgatgactttcaggtttggGAAAAGATATTTAGTATGTTTTTGAGTTTCCACATTATGCTTTTAGTTTGTAAGTTGGGGTTAAAATCATTGGTTCACCCACCTAGGGGGTTAAGTGTGGGTGttactcacgactcgttttgggtcgtgacaagcaGTTGGCAGGAATGGAAACAATCAGATGTTTTTTATAGCTTGGACAGTTGTGGACAAGGAGACTAAACACAGCTGGAGCTTTTTTATCAATTACTTGAAAGATGACTTGCAGTTGGGTACTAGAGAGGGTCTTATTGTAATGTCAGATTTGCAGAAGATAATTAATTGTCTATTACTTTGATGATTGTAGATTTATAAgatgttttttctttcttgaatTGTATTTTATTGTAGGGTCTTCAAGGAGTTGTTGCTGAACTGCTACCAAATGCTGAAGTTAGAATGTGTGCTAGACACATCTGGTCTAACTGGAGTAAAATATGGAAGGGAGAGGAAAAGGGAAAACAATTTTGGAGATGTTCCAAGGCAACTTTTGAAGTGAAGTATAATGAGGAACTTTACAAAATGAGCAAACTTGGTAATGAAAACATTAATGAAGATTTATTACATTATCCAAGAGTGTCATGGGTTAGAGCATTCTTTCAAGAGCACTCCAAATGTGATGCAGTTGAAAATAACATGTCTGAAACCTTTAACTATTGGATATTATCTTGTAGACACAAATCTATAATAGCCATGTTGGAGGAAATTAGGGGAAAATTAATGACTAGAACTATGGATATGGTTAAGTTTGCTGACACCTGGATATGTGATATTGCACATATGGCTAGACTTATGTTGGAGGAGAATAAGGAAAAGTCTACGGCATGCAAGGTGCTTTGGAATGCTGATGTTGGATTTGAGATTGGAGAAGCGCAGTATAGGCATATAGTCAACTTGAATAATAGAGTTTGTAGCTGTAGAACTTGGCACTTTAGAGGCATTCCATGTCAACATGCTATTTCTGCTTTGTACCATATAGGACAGGAACC
The DNA window shown above is from Solanum lycopersicum chromosome 11, SLM_r2.1 and carries:
- the LOC104644588 gene encoding uncharacterized protein: MFFIAWTVVDKETKHSWSFFINYLKDDLQLGTREGLIGLQGVVAELLPNAEVRMCARHIWSNWSKIWKGEEKGKQFWRCSKATFEVKYNEELYKMSKLGNENINEDLLHYPRVSWVRAFFQEHSKCDAVENNMSETFNYWILSCRHKSIIAMLEEIRGKLMTRTMDMVKFADTWICDIAHMARLMLEENKEKSTACKVLWNADVGFEIGEAQYRHIVNLNNRVCSCRTWHFRGIPCQHAISALYHIGQEPESLVEHWYRKDTSLKAYSRLIQPILNIMMWSETNNPRIEPPEPKQNA